Proteins co-encoded in one Kocuria flava genomic window:
- a CDS encoding lyase family protein, which yields MTTSSLHPSPATAPTGAAAASPQIFDLLLHNYGDARMSAVFSPESMVASWLRTEAALATAQGDRGVITGAEAQAVAQACEDLEVDYEALWASARNVGYPILGLVRQIAASLPAGPDGRVHYGATTQDIMDTGLVLQLTEASTVITDHLNNIGDAVARLVDEHAGTLMPGRTHGQQAVPTTFGAQLAPLLAELTRQRARWAAAAEGVRVVSLFGAGGTNAAQGPRSREVRAVVAEILRLSTTDVSWHPSRDGLADFAQTAAALTATCARMARNVIDLSRTEIGEIGEAAGKHRGASSTMPQKANPILAEGIIGLSGVAGPLSAGMFRAMEVPQERAAGEWQIEWYVLPHLMGLTAAALKATAELVEGLRVDAARMRANLDHDGGLIMAEAYMISLAPVLGRERSHDVVYSAVGQVRAGRATLSEAVTAAVAAAGADLTTTPTRIDPADYLGEATAMCAAAVGAWTRR from the coding sequence GTGACCACTTCTTCCCTGCACCCCTCACCCGCCACCGCACCGACAGGCGCCGCAGCAGCGTCACCGCAGATTTTCGATCTGCTGCTGCACAACTACGGGGACGCGCGGATGAGCGCGGTCTTCAGCCCGGAGTCGATGGTCGCCTCCTGGTTGCGCACCGAAGCCGCCCTGGCCACCGCCCAGGGGGACCGGGGGGTGATCACCGGAGCCGAGGCCCAGGCGGTGGCCCAGGCCTGTGAGGACCTGGAGGTCGACTACGAGGCGCTGTGGGCTTCGGCGCGCAATGTGGGGTACCCGATCCTGGGGCTGGTGCGTCAGATCGCCGCGTCCCTGCCGGCCGGTCCGGACGGTCGGGTCCACTACGGGGCCACGACCCAGGACATCATGGACACCGGCCTGGTGCTGCAGCTGACCGAGGCCAGCACCGTGATCACCGACCACCTGAACAACATCGGGGACGCGGTGGCCCGGCTGGTGGACGAGCACGCCGGAACCCTGATGCCCGGGCGCACCCACGGCCAGCAGGCCGTGCCCACGACCTTCGGGGCGCAGCTGGCCCCGCTGCTGGCCGAGCTCACCCGGCAGCGGGCCCGCTGGGCGGCCGCGGCCGAGGGGGTGCGGGTGGTCTCGCTGTTCGGGGCCGGGGGCACCAACGCCGCCCAGGGCCCGCGCAGCCGCGAGGTGCGGGCAGTGGTGGCCGAGATCCTGAGGCTGTCCACCACGGACGTGTCCTGGCACCCGTCCCGGGACGGGCTGGCGGACTTCGCCCAGACCGCCGCGGCCCTGACCGCCACGTGCGCGCGGATGGCCCGCAACGTCATCGATCTCTCCCGCACCGAGATCGGTGAGATCGGCGAGGCCGCCGGCAAACACCGCGGGGCGTCCTCGACGATGCCGCAGAAGGCCAACCCGATCCTGGCCGAGGGCATCATCGGGCTCTCCGGAGTCGCCGGGCCGCTGTCGGCCGGAATGTTCCGGGCGATGGAGGTCCCCCAGGAGCGCGCCGCCGGGGAGTGGCAGATCGAGTGGTACGTCCTGCCGCACCTGATGGGGCTGACCGCCGCCGCGCTGAAGGCCACCGCCGAACTGGTGGAGGGGCTGCGCGTGGATGCCGCCCGGATGCGGGCCAACCTCGACCACGACGGCGGGCTGATCATGGCCGAGGCCTACATGATCTCCCTCGCCCCGGTGCTCGGGCGCGAGAGATCCCACGACGTCGTCTACTCCGCCGTCGGACAGGTCCGCGCCGGGCGCGCCACCTTGAGCGAGGCCGTCACCGCCGCCGTGGCAGCCGCCGGCGCCGACCTGACCACCACCCCGACCCGCATCGATCCTGCCGACTACCTCGGGGAGGCCACCGCCATGT